In one Candidatus Komeilibacteria bacterium CG_4_10_14_0_2_um_filter_37_10 genomic region, the following are encoded:
- the murA gene encoding UDP-N-acetylglucosamine 1-carboxyvinyltransferase has translation MSKYVIQGNNKLSGEVEIAGAKNHALKILPATMLTKQICIIDNVPDIEDVKIMLAIMTKLGSKIKKLGTNSYEINNAQIKNWEIDDLLARRLRTSILFIAPLLARLQKAILPHPGGCVIGKRPINLFIDGFANFGVRIKFHHDHYSLQAKKMVGAQIIFPQVSHTGTESMIMAAVLARGETKIINAACEPEVVALCDMLVKMGAKIIGSGTPEITIGGVNELQGVRYQVIPDRLEMGSFIILAALNKGQITLKNCQPNLLTIPISLWQKIGVKMTIKKNDIIVYGSPKPLQAINIITHEYPGFPTDLQAPMTVLLTQSQGLSMVHETIYESRLYYTDMLNRMGANIILCDPHRIIIQGPTKLQGKKVESPDLRAGIAMLIAASIAVGTSEIDNIYQIERGYQNLVPRLQKLGLKINKID, from the coding sequence ATGTCTAAATATGTAATCCAAGGAAATAATAAGCTGTCGGGTGAAGTAGAAATAGCCGGCGCTAAGAATCATGCCTTAAAGATATTACCAGCAACAATGCTGACCAAGCAAATCTGTATTATTGATAATGTTCCAGACATTGAGGATGTTAAAATTATGTTGGCCATCATGACCAAGCTAGGATCGAAGATTAAAAAGTTAGGTACTAATTCTTACGAGATAAATAATGCTCAGATAAAAAATTGGGAAATAGATGATTTGCTAGCTCGTCGCTTGCGAACTTCCATACTTTTTATCGCCCCACTGTTAGCTCGTTTACAAAAAGCTATTTTACCTCATCCCGGTGGTTGTGTAATTGGTAAACGCCCAATAAATTTGTTCATTGATGGTTTTGCCAATTTTGGTGTCCGAATCAAATTCCATCACGATCATTACTCACTACAAGCAAAGAAAATGGTGGGAGCGCAAATTATCTTTCCCCAAGTCAGTCATACTGGCACCGAGAGCATGATTATGGCGGCGGTATTGGCTCGTGGTGAGACCAAGATTATTAATGCCGCCTGTGAACCAGAAGTTGTCGCTTTATGTGATATGTTGGTCAAAATGGGTGCTAAAATTATTGGCTCAGGTACACCAGAAATAACTATTGGGGGTGTTAATGAATTGCAAGGTGTTAGATATCAAGTCATACCAGATCGTTTAGAAATGGGCAGTTTTATTATTCTCGCTGCTTTAAATAAAGGACAAATAACCTTAAAAAACTGTCAGCCCAATTTGTTAACCATTCCTATTTCTCTGTGGCAAAAAATTGGTGTTAAGATGACAATTAAAAAAAATGATATTATTGTTTATGGTAGCCCAAAACCACTGCAAGCTATAAACATTATTACTCACGAATATCCTGGCTTCCCCACTGATTTACAGGCCCCAATGACTGTCTTATTAACTCAGAGCCAAGGTTTGAGTATGGTGCACGAGACTATTTATGAAAGTAGGTTGTATTATACAGATATGCTTAATAGAATGGGCGCCAATATAATATTATGCGATCCGCATCGAATTATTATTCAGGGTCCAACTAAATTACAAGGAAAAAAAGTTGAAAGTCCTGATTTAAGAGCAGGGATAGCCATGTTAATCGCGGCTTCTATAGCTGTGGGTACATCAGAAATAGATAATATTTATCAAATAGAACGAGGATATCAAAATCTTGTACCGCGTTTACAAAAATTAGGATTAAAAATTAATAAAATTGACTAA